In a single window of the Litorilinea aerophila genome:
- a CDS encoding Stf0 family sulfotransferase, which yields MDAPDTKVGVGTKYVVFTTNRSGSTWMMSTLSRIPGVTAQGELFLPRPRARARRWDSDFARPRFIEVCQTRRSVRPFAVFAYLNDLYRTPGTVGFKLMYAQLGRYPEILAYLIRHRVRVVHLVRRNHLDVLISYAVKAKLGQAHLLAGESAPRELCVELDTDGLISRLEWLQRKQDLARALLKWSRLPHLEVAYEDLLADHSHFCAVFQFLSLDVDGKHLPDSTLVKIRQGGHRDVIQNYEQVRQTLAGSRFAGLLQ from the coding sequence GGACCAAGTACGTCGTCTTCACCACCAATCGAAGCGGTTCCACGTGGATGATGAGCACCCTGAGCCGGATCCCCGGGGTGACGGCACAGGGCGAGCTGTTTTTGCCCCGGCCCCGGGCCAGGGCCAGGCGCTGGGATTCAGACTTTGCCCGGCCTCGCTTCATTGAGGTCTGTCAGACCCGTCGCTCCGTGCGGCCATTTGCGGTCTTTGCCTATTTAAATGACCTGTATCGCACCCCGGGGACTGTTGGCTTCAAGCTCATGTATGCGCAACTGGGGCGCTATCCCGAAATCTTGGCATATCTGATCCGCCACCGGGTGCGTGTGGTCCACCTGGTGCGCCGCAACCATCTGGATGTATTGATCTCCTACGCGGTGAAGGCCAAACTGGGTCAGGCCCACCTGTTGGCCGGGGAGTCTGCGCCTCGGGAACTCTGTGTGGAATTGGATACGGATGGTCTCATTAGTCGCCTGGAGTGGCTGCAGAGAAAGCAAGATCTGGCCCGGGCGCTCCTGAAGTGGAGTCGCCTGCCCCACCTGGAAGTGGCTTATGAAGATCTATTGGCAGATCACAGCCATTTCTGCGCTGTTTTCCAGTTTCTTTCCCTGGATGTCGATGGAAAGCATTTGCCCGACTCCACCCTGGTCAAGATCCGCCAAGGAGGGCATCGGGATGTGATTCAAAACTACGAACAGGTGCGACAAACCCTGGCCGGATCTCGCTTTGCCGGGCTGTTGCAGTGA
- a CDS encoding O-antigen ligase family protein translates to MRFLALVLSQFLIFMIPWEGVVEVPGIGTAVKLYGLAVAGFWVITVVITGRMRNPAPYHILVGLFVIWNALSFFWSADPDATLTLVMTWAQLLGLVLILWDLYTTQSAIQMALQAYILGAYVAIGSAIGNYFAGAAYYSHYQRFSPGNTNPDGFGFIVVLGIPVAWYLASTEGTSRLARWLRLVNYLYIPAAFLGLALSGTRTAMIASMPGMAFGLAHLNRIRPWARVAIFLLVVSAILLLLPYVQELRSFQRLGTTGTELTQGDLNYRLVLWRDGLKSFVEHPLLGVGSNMYRSVNRVGKVAHNSFLSVLVEVGLIGFLLFALILFTAFLKALTLPKWDALFWLTVLLVWAIGAFTLTWEYRKSTWLFLSLIVANAALAEPASEAVSAPSDTTVEEAAWALPGLGR, encoded by the coding sequence ATGCGCTTTCTCGCTTTGGTGTTGTCCCAGTTCTTGATTTTCATGATCCCGTGGGAAGGGGTCGTCGAAGTGCCAGGGATCGGTACCGCCGTCAAGCTCTATGGCCTGGCTGTGGCCGGTTTCTGGGTGATCACTGTGGTCATTACCGGACGCATGCGCAATCCAGCTCCCTACCATATTCTGGTGGGCCTGTTTGTCATTTGGAATGCACTCAGCTTCTTCTGGAGCGCCGATCCAGACGCTACGCTCACCCTTGTGATGACCTGGGCGCAATTGCTGGGGTTGGTGCTGATTTTATGGGACCTGTATACGACCCAATCTGCCATTCAGATGGCGTTGCAAGCCTATATCCTCGGGGCCTATGTGGCCATCGGCAGCGCGATCGGAAACTATTTCGCCGGGGCGGCCTACTACAGCCACTACCAGCGTTTTAGTCCCGGCAATACCAACCCAGATGGCTTCGGTTTCATCGTTGTCCTGGGCATTCCGGTTGCCTGGTACCTGGCCAGCACGGAGGGAACCAGCCGCCTGGCTCGCTGGCTGCGACTGGTTAATTATCTCTACATCCCGGCCGCTTTCTTGGGGCTGGCCCTTTCCGGTACCCGAACGGCCATGATCGCTTCCATGCCAGGGATGGCGTTTGGCCTGGCCCACCTGAACAGAATACGCCCCTGGGCCCGGGTGGCCATCTTCCTCCTGGTTGTCTCCGCTATCTTGCTCTTGTTGCCCTACGTGCAGGAATTACGCTCTTTTCAACGCCTGGGGACGACGGGGACTGAGCTCACCCAGGGTGATCTCAACTATCGTCTGGTTCTATGGCGTGATGGCCTGAAATCCTTTGTGGAGCATCCCCTATTGGGAGTCGGCAGCAACATGTACCGTTCCGTGAATCGGGTGGGTAAAGTGGCCCACAATTCTTTCCTCTCGGTGTTGGTGGAAGTCGGTTTGATCGGCTTTCTCCTTTTTGCCCTGATCCTGTTCACCGCCTTCCTGAAAGCCTTAACCCTCCCCAAGTGGGATGCCCTGTTCTGGTTGACGGTTCTATTGGTATGGGCCATCGGCGCCTTTACCCTGACCTGGGAATATCGAAAGTCTACGTGGCTTTTTCTCAGCCTGATCGTGGCCAACGCCGCCCTGGCTGAGCCAGCGTCGGAGGCCGTATCCGCGCCGTCCGATACCACCGTCGAAGAGGCTGCCTGGGCCCTGCCGGGCCTGGGCAGGTGA
- a CDS encoding sulfotransferase family protein: protein MTLPNFMIIGVAKAGTTSLYRYLDQHPQVFMCPMKGTNFFGYEDARNWHWTDEGDPPLLRNFPVRTFEAYEAAFAGVTDEIAIGEASPQYFRCPTAARRIREVLPHARLIASLRNPADRAFSGYLMRIRRGEAAKNAYEDLTPEASHVKEGFYYRRLRRFYDLFPREQIKIILFEEFKKEPVRVVQELFEFLEVDPEFVPDTSARHNPAAVPKSRLLNRFFFHPTVIRTAKALLPGRAQDLARQIRQQNLKPPPKFPADLRARLLQLYRDDILQVEALIDRDLSIWLEDIREVA from the coding sequence ATGACCTTGCCCAATTTCATGATTATCGGTGTGGCCAAAGCAGGCACCACCTCCCTCTACCGTTATCTGGATCAACACCCCCAGGTGTTCATGTGTCCCATGAAAGGGACCAATTTCTTTGGCTACGAGGACGCACGCAACTGGCATTGGACCGATGAAGGGGATCCACCCCTGCTGCGTAATTTCCCGGTTCGAACATTCGAGGCGTATGAAGCTGCTTTCGCTGGCGTCACCGATGAAATTGCCATTGGCGAAGCTTCGCCCCAGTATTTCCGCTGCCCCACGGCGGCCCGGCGAATCCGGGAAGTGCTTCCCCATGCCCGGTTGATTGCCAGCCTGCGCAACCCAGCCGATCGGGCTTTCTCTGGTTACCTGATGCGAATCCGTCGGGGAGAGGCCGCTAAAAATGCCTACGAGGACCTGACGCCCGAGGCCAGTCATGTAAAAGAGGGCTTCTACTATCGACGGCTTCGCCGCTTTTACGATCTCTTTCCCCGGGAGCAGATTAAGATTATCCTGTTTGAAGAGTTCAAGAAAGAGCCAGTTCGGGTTGTCCAGGAACTCTTTGAGTTTCTAGAAGTCGATCCAGAATTTGTGCCCGATACATCCGCCCGCCATAACCCGGCTGCTGTGCCGAAAAGTCGTCTGCTGAATCGCTTCTTCTTCCATCCAACGGTGATTCGCACGGCCAAAGCCCTCCTCCCGGGGCGAGCCCAGGACCTGGCCCGGCAAATTCGCCAGCAAAATTTGAAGCCGCCACCCAAGTTCCCTGCTGACCTGCGCGCCAGGCTGCTTCAGCTCTACCGGGATGATATTTTGCAGGTGGAGGCGCTCATCGACCGGGATCTTTCCATTTGGCTGGAAGATATCCGGGAAGTCGCCTGA
- a CDS encoding glycosyltransferase, whose translation MTHHPTQLAIFLPSLAGGGAERAMVNLAHGLADRGHAVDLVLARAAGPYLREVRPPVRVVDLQAPRVLASLPRLVYYLRQAQPQALVSALDYANVVAVWARRLARAHCRLAINEQNTLSRSARQSARRRHRIVPHLARRFYPWADFVIGNSHGVAADLCQVTGLGQERIQILYNPVITPQVQAKADEPLDHPWFEPDQPPVVLAVGRLTRQKDFPTLLQAFAHVRQHRPARLIILGEGPDRPLLEVLVGQLGLQDDVALPGFVDNPYAYMRRAGLYVLSSRWEGLPTVLIEALYCGPPVIATDCPSGPREILADGRHGMLVPMGDVASLAQAMALGLAGAIPRPTQESWQPYTQEAVVDQYLNLLLRQPSFARERAL comes from the coding sequence ATGACCCATCACCCTACCCAACTGGCCATCTTCCTCCCCTCCCTGGCGGGCGGCGGTGCCGAACGGGCCATGGTCAACCTGGCCCATGGCCTGGCCGACCGGGGCCACGCCGTGGACCTGGTGCTCGCCCGCGCCGCGGGACCCTATCTCCGGGAAGTGCGGCCACCGGTGCGGGTGGTGGACCTGCAGGCGCCCCGGGTACTGGCCAGCCTGCCCCGGCTGGTCTATTACCTGCGCCAGGCCCAACCCCAGGCCCTGGTCTCCGCGCTGGACTACGCCAACGTAGTCGCCGTCTGGGCGAGGCGACTGGCCCGCGCCCACTGCCGCCTGGCCATCAACGAGCAGAACACCCTTTCCCGCTCTGCCCGCCAGTCGGCCCGACGCCGACACCGGATCGTGCCCCACCTGGCCCGCCGCTTCTACCCCTGGGCCGATTTCGTCATCGGCAACTCCCACGGCGTGGCCGCCGACCTCTGCCAGGTGACGGGACTGGGCCAGGAACGCATCCAGATCCTGTACAACCCGGTCATCACCCCCCAGGTGCAGGCGAAAGCGGATGAACCCCTGGACCATCCCTGGTTTGAGCCCGACCAGCCCCCTGTGGTGCTGGCGGTGGGACGCCTGACCCGCCAGAAGGATTTTCCGACCCTGTTGCAGGCCTTTGCCCACGTCCGCCAGCATCGCCCGGCCCGGCTCATCATCCTGGGCGAAGGGCCAGATCGACCCCTGTTGGAGGTGCTGGTGGGCCAGCTGGGCCTCCAGGATGATGTGGCCCTGCCCGGCTTCGTAGACAACCCCTATGCCTACATGCGCCGGGCCGGCCTGTACGTCCTTTCCTCTCGTTGGGAAGGATTGCCCACGGTTCTCATCGAGGCCCTCTACTGCGGGCCACCCGTCATCGCCACCGATTGCCCCAGCGGCCCCCGGGAGATCCTGGCCGATGGACGACATGGCATGCTGGTGCCCATGGGGGATGTCGCCAGCCTGGCCCAGGCCATGGCGCTCGGTCTGGCCGGCGCCATTCCACGGCCCACCCAGGAGAGCTGGCAGCCCTATACCCAGGAAGCCGTGGTGGATCAGTATCTGAACCTGTTGTTGAGGCAGCCCAGTTTTGCGCGGGAGCGAGCACTTTGA
- a CDS encoding glycosyltransferase family 4 protein, protein MRPPDKLHILHVILAIRETSNPYNEHCLPWVGKRDLAICTFFPSDVAAPAAIPVFEGDGTLAGFFGALRGALAAGPYDVIHVHSPHLALLFLLGTLTAHRQYAASTVLTVHDSYPNYKLRNRLMFLPAFARFRRVVCCSQASYQSFPWLYRKLAGSRLRVVQNGVDLARVDRIAARAREATRPSPDFTVTAISRLVDIKNPFTALRAFQRSDPAGSRLIHIGAGPLLEPLLTASREAGLAGRVHYTGLIPREQVFEYLTHTDLFLSVSRGEGLPISVLEAMACSRPVLLSDIPPHREIAEGVSFIPLVHPDDVDGFARAIQRFRAMSPSERAEIGQACRRLVEERFSLDAMHRGYGQIYADLLGEHLPTAPLEVAP, encoded by the coding sequence ATGAGACCTCCAGATAAACTGCACATCCTGCACGTCATCCTGGCCATCCGGGAGACCAGCAATCCCTACAACGAGCACTGCCTGCCCTGGGTGGGGAAGCGGGACCTGGCCATCTGCACGTTTTTCCCTTCCGATGTGGCCGCGCCTGCTGCCATCCCGGTTTTCGAAGGGGATGGCACCCTTGCTGGATTCTTTGGGGCGCTGCGTGGCGCCCTGGCAGCCGGGCCGTATGACGTGATCCACGTCCATTCCCCCCATCTGGCGCTCCTGTTTCTGTTGGGCACCCTGACTGCCCACCGCCAGTATGCAGCGTCGACCGTGTTGACCGTTCACGACAGCTACCCCAACTACAAGCTCCGCAACCGGCTCATGTTTCTTCCCGCCTTTGCCCGTTTCCGCCGGGTGGTCTGTTGTAGCCAGGCCAGCTACCAGAGCTTCCCCTGGCTGTACAGGAAGCTGGCCGGTTCCCGCCTGCGGGTGGTCCAAAACGGGGTGGACCTGGCCCGGGTCGACCGGATTGCGGCCCGAGCCAGGGAGGCGACCCGCCCAAGCCCGGACTTCACGGTGACGGCCATCAGCCGCCTGGTGGATATCAAAAATCCCTTCACCGCGCTCCGGGCCTTCCAGCGGAGCGACCCGGCTGGTAGCCGCCTGATCCATATCGGCGCGGGCCCCCTCCTGGAGCCCCTGCTCACGGCCAGCCGGGAGGCCGGGCTGGCCGGCCGGGTTCACTACACGGGACTGATTCCCCGGGAACAGGTCTTTGAATACCTGACCCACACCGATCTCTTCCTGTCGGTCTCCCGGGGGGAAGGGCTGCCCATTTCCGTGCTGGAAGCCATGGCCTGCAGCCGTCCGGTGCTCCTGTCGGACATTCCCCCCCACCGGGAAATCGCAGAGGGCGTGTCGTTCATTCCCCTGGTGCACCCGGACGACGTGGACGGCTTTGCCAGGGCCATCCAGCGTTTCCGGGCCATGTCCCCTTCGGAGCGGGCAGAGATCGGCCAGGCGTGTCGCCGGCTGGTGGAGGAACGTTTCAGCCTGGATGCCATGCACCGGGGATACGGCCAGATCTACGCGGATCTCCTGGGGGAGCACCTTCCCACGGCACCGCTGGAGGTCGCCCCATGA
- a CDS encoding AAA family ATPase, with translation MMVEFIGCTGAGKTTLIREVQALLAGHAQVLNAGDLGATLLGLPRFRHPTLINLSQDLLGLPAFLGTLPRQRAFVGFVASTLFQAARREPRQAPILANYWRSIVRKLGVYELARRFLSEQVVLIDEGTVLAAHLLFVFHGPPPRPADLDRFAQLVPLPDLLVYVTAPPALLVRRSLGRRDVRREMRSRDRAQVHASVCRASQVFDRITQAERLRSRTLTVFNGSADRKELAATAHQIANTILQLQTGPRIPPSIPRGTARPVSVRGD, from the coding sequence ATGATGGTCGAATTCATCGGCTGCACCGGCGCCGGCAAGACCACCCTCATCCGAGAGGTACAGGCCCTTCTGGCCGGACACGCCCAGGTGCTCAACGCCGGCGATCTGGGGGCGACGTTGCTGGGCCTCCCCCGCTTCCGCCATCCCACGCTCATCAACCTGAGCCAGGATCTGCTGGGGCTGCCGGCGTTTCTGGGCACCCTGCCGCGCCAGCGTGCCTTTGTGGGCTTCGTGGCCAGCACCCTCTTCCAGGCGGCGCGCCGGGAACCACGTCAGGCCCCCATCCTGGCCAACTACTGGCGGAGCATCGTTCGTAAACTGGGGGTCTATGAACTGGCCAGACGCTTTCTGTCGGAGCAGGTCGTCCTGATCGACGAGGGAACCGTCCTGGCGGCCCATCTCCTGTTTGTCTTCCACGGGCCGCCGCCCCGCCCGGCCGACCTGGATCGTTTTGCCCAGCTGGTGCCCCTGCCGGATCTGCTGGTCTATGTCACTGCACCGCCGGCCCTGCTGGTGCGGCGCTCCCTGGGGCGCAGGGACGTCCGGCGGGAGATGCGCAGCCGCGACCGGGCCCAGGTCCATGCCTCTGTGTGCCGGGCCAGCCAGGTCTTCGACCGAATCACCCAGGCGGAGCGCCTGCGCTCGCGAACCCTGACGGTCTTCAACGGATCGGCAGATCGCAAGGAACTGGCCGCCACTGCCCATCAAATTGCCAACACCATTTTGCAGTTGCAAACCGGCCCGCGGATTCCCCCGTCCATCCCGCGGGGAACGGCCAGGCCGGTATCTGTCCGGGGAGATTAG
- a CDS encoding nucleoside/nucleotide kinase family protein — MLSTVYQLITALNQEGIRYCHWKSNLALEEALMGQTDIDLLVHRRDAGHFRTLLSQHCFKPAVTTLGEAFPAVEHYFALDMETGVLVHVHAYYQAITGDSLTKNYHFPIEEMLLAHTRQVGPVRLPVKGAELVVFTLRMMLKHTSPMELFLLARYWPAVRQEARWLLEEGAREDALRFVACYLPAVDPQLFAACVDALTAPAPLATRVWLAHRLQRQLRPYGRHSVLQAWLTSGEKFARMAYRRLRRSRRGMVPQSGGAVVAFVGSEATGKSTLLGEMAGWLGEHFAVERIHAGKPRPTLLTALPGLLVPALRRLLPTQRSTRVEAHEEAARAEASTGATGFPLLYGLRAVLLAYERRALLTRAYSQAANGTVVLCDRYPSLQAGAPDSPQLTHRLPPGQAASLRGWLARLEARLYREIPPPDLVIYLSAPLEVTVARNARRGKREPEEYVRRRHARTANLDFGKVSVCPISTDQPLERTVLAVKSAIWEIM, encoded by the coding sequence ATGCTGTCTACGGTGTATCAGCTCATCACAGCCCTCAACCAGGAGGGAATCCGCTATTGCCACTGGAAGAGCAACCTGGCCCTGGAGGAAGCCCTGATGGGCCAGACCGACATCGACCTGTTGGTCCATCGGCGAGATGCCGGTCACTTCCGGACGCTCCTGAGCCAACACTGTTTTAAGCCGGCTGTCACCACCCTGGGTGAGGCCTTCCCGGCCGTGGAGCATTATTTCGCCCTGGACATGGAGACCGGCGTGCTTGTGCACGTCCACGCCTACTACCAGGCCATCACCGGAGATAGCCTGACCAAGAATTACCACTTTCCCATCGAAGAGATGTTGCTGGCCCATACCCGGCAGGTGGGGCCGGTCCGGCTGCCGGTGAAGGGAGCGGAACTGGTGGTTTTCACCCTGCGCATGATGCTCAAGCATACGTCCCCCATGGAGCTGTTCCTGCTGGCCCGCTATTGGCCTGCCGTCCGCCAGGAAGCCCGGTGGCTGTTGGAAGAGGGAGCCCGGGAGGACGCCCTCCGTTTTGTGGCCTGTTATCTCCCTGCCGTGGATCCTCAACTGTTCGCGGCCTGTGTGGACGCGTTGACCGCGCCCGCTCCCCTGGCCACCCGGGTCTGGCTGGCCCATCGGCTGCAGCGACAGCTCCGCCCCTACGGCCGCCATTCGGTTTTGCAGGCCTGGCTCACCAGCGGGGAGAAATTTGCGCGCATGGCCTATCGCCGGCTGCGCCGTTCTCGCCGGGGGATGGTTCCCCAATCTGGCGGGGCTGTGGTGGCCTTTGTGGGCTCGGAGGCCACCGGAAAGTCCACCCTGTTGGGGGAAATGGCCGGCTGGCTGGGCGAGCACTTCGCGGTGGAGCGGATCCACGCCGGGAAACCCAGGCCCACCCTGTTGACCGCGCTGCCTGGCCTGTTGGTGCCTGCCCTGCGGCGGCTCCTGCCCACCCAGCGCTCGACCCGGGTGGAGGCCCATGAGGAAGCCGCCAGAGCCGAAGCGTCCACGGGCGCGACCGGCTTCCCCCTGCTCTATGGGCTCCGGGCTGTCCTGCTGGCCTATGAACGCCGGGCGCTGCTGACGAGGGCCTACAGCCAGGCCGCCAACGGGACGGTCGTCCTGTGTGATCGTTATCCATCCCTGCAGGCCGGTGCGCCGGATAGCCCCCAACTGACCCATCGCCTTCCGCCGGGCCAGGCCGCTTCCCTGCGCGGCTGGCTGGCTCGCCTGGAAGCCCGGCTCTATCGGGAGATCCCGCCGCCGGATCTGGTGATCTATCTGAGCGCTCCACTGGAGGTGACGGTAGCCCGCAATGCCCGGCGGGGCAAGCGGGAGCCGGAGGAATATGTGCGTCGGCGCCATGCCCGCACCGCCAACCTGGACTTTGGCAAAGTCTCGGTCTGTCCAATTTCCACCGATCAGCCTTTGGAGCGTACGGTGCTGGCGGTCAAGAGTGCCATCTGGGAGATCATGTGA
- a CDS encoding glycosyltransferase family 4 protein, with translation MRFSNPPAQRAPGKIRLLLVITGLAVGGATNVVLELAAHFREHPDFEVELVTGPIPPGRSDATHLAHQRGIQPRVLPSLVNHIHLPMNLQAVWALWRLMRQRRYDIVHTHSSVAGIVGRWAAFMAGVPAIVHHVHGWGMHEGMSQASRLLYLTLERLSARITHRLIVVSRPDIQKGLGYGIGREEQFTLIYNGIDLARFRQPVNREEVCAELGLDPDARLVGMVGRLDQQKNPLDFIRAAALVLQAEPHTQFVVVGDGSLRPACERLIDELQLRGRVFLLGTRDDVARIVPILTVVAMSSLWEGLPIAFLEAMSAGKPIVANDVDGVRDVVVNEETGFLVTPRQPAEMAGRILQLLQDPVLCAQMGAEGRQRSGYFSVQRMVRQVESLYRALLAEAGRQPLPASAVAHHE, from the coding sequence ATGCGGTTCTCAAATCCACCTGCTCAACGGGCTCCTGGCAAAATCCGGCTGTTGCTGGTCATTACCGGCCTGGCCGTCGGCGGAGCCACCAATGTGGTCCTGGAATTGGCCGCCCATTTCCGGGAGCATCCAGACTTTGAAGTGGAGCTGGTCACCGGCCCCATCCCCCCGGGACGCAGCGACGCCACCCACCTGGCTCACCAGCGGGGAATCCAGCCACGAGTGTTGCCTTCCCTGGTCAACCACATTCACCTCCCCATGAACCTGCAGGCGGTGTGGGCGCTGTGGCGTCTCATGCGGCAGAGGCGCTATGATATCGTCCACACCCATTCTTCCGTGGCGGGCATCGTGGGGCGCTGGGCGGCATTCATGGCTGGCGTCCCCGCGATCGTGCACCACGTCCACGGCTGGGGTATGCACGAGGGGATGTCCCAGGCCTCCCGCCTGCTGTACCTGACCCTGGAGCGTCTCTCTGCCCGGATCACCCATCGGCTGATCGTGGTCTCCAGGCCGGACATTCAGAAGGGCCTGGGCTACGGCATCGGGCGCGAGGAGCAGTTCACCCTGATCTACAACGGCATCGACCTGGCCCGCTTTCGACAGCCGGTGAACCGGGAGGAGGTCTGCGCGGAGCTGGGCCTGGACCCGGACGCCCGGCTGGTGGGCATGGTGGGGCGGCTGGACCAACAGAAGAACCCGCTGGACTTCATCCGAGCGGCAGCCCTGGTGCTTCAAGCCGAGCCTCATACCCAGTTTGTCGTGGTGGGGGACGGTTCGTTGCGGCCGGCCTGTGAACGGCTGATCGACGAGCTCCAACTGCGGGGCCGGGTCTTTCTGCTGGGGACGCGGGATGACGTGGCCCGAATCGTGCCCATCCTGACCGTGGTGGCCATGAGTTCCCTGTGGGAAGGGCTGCCCATCGCCTTCCTGGAGGCCATGAGCGCCGGCAAGCCCATCGTGGCCAACGACGTGGACGGGGTTCGGGATGTGGTGGTCAACGAAGAGACGGGCTTTTTGGTAACGCCTCGTCAGCCGGCGGAGATGGCCGGGCGTATTTTGCAGCTGCTTCAGGACCCGGTCCTCTGCGCGCAGATGGGGGCAGAAGGACGCCAGCGTTCCGGCTATTTTTCCGTGCAGCGGATGGTAAGACAGGTAGAGTCGCTTTATCGGGCGCTGCTGGCTGAGGCCGGCCGGCAACCCTTGCCGGCTTCCGCGGTCGCCCACCACGAATGA